The proteins below come from a single Candidatus Woesearchaeota archaeon genomic window:
- a CDS encoding TPM domain-containing protein: MIEKRGYLLTATLFFLILMLPFVFSLDFPKPIGYVNDFANIIDDAHKIKINDFLAELEKNTTAEIAVVIMGSLNGTSIEEYSVKLFEEWGIGKKENDNGLLLLIAIDDKTYRFEVGYGLEGTLNAAMLGRIGRDILNPYFARQEYGEGLYSVLAEISGIIKKDPDAAAKYQDQKINFNAGSFSSPL; the protein is encoded by the coding sequence ATGATTGAAAAAAGAGGTTATCTTTTAACTGCAACTTTATTCTTTTTAATCTTAATGCTCCCTTTTGTATTTTCTCTTGATTTTCCTAAGCCAATTGGCTATGTCAATGACTTTGCGAATATCATTGATGATGCTCATAAGATAAAAATAAATGATTTTCTTGCTGAGCTTGAAAAAAACACAACTGCTGAGATTGCTGTTGTTATAATGGGCTCTCTAAACGGAACAAGCATTGAAGAGTATTCTGTCAAGCTGTTCGAAGAGTGGGGGATTGGAAAAAAGGAGAATGACAATGGATTGCTGCTTTTGATTGCGATCGATGACAAAACATACCGCTTTGAAGTGGGCTATGGATTGGAAGGAACATTAAATGCCGCAATGCTCGGAAGAATCGGCAGGGATATTTTAAATCCGTATTTTGCAAGGCAGGAATACGGAGAGGGACTTTACAGCGTTCTTGCTGAGATTTCAGGGATAATTAAAAAAGACCCGGATGCTGCTGCAAAATACCAAGACCAGAAAATCAACTTTAATGCAGGCAGCTTCAGCAGCCCGCTTA